In Allomuricauda ruestringensis DSM 13258, the following proteins share a genomic window:
- a CDS encoding DegT/DnrJ/EryC1/StrS family aminotransferase gives MKKIQMVDLKGQYEGIKTEVNEAIAEILDSSAFINGPHVHAFQNELEEYLDIKHVIPCANGTDALQICMMGLGLKPGDEVITADFTFAATVEVIGLLQLTPVLVDVEPDTFNIDVKAIEKAITPNTKAIVPVHLFGQCANMDEIMALAKKHNLYVIEDNAQAIGGSYVSRDGKKQKAGTIGHIGATSFFPSKNLGCYGDGGAIFTNDDDLAHTIRGIVNHGMYKRYYHDVVGVNSRLDSIQAAVLRAKLPKLDFYNQKRWEAASKYSKAFKGQEHIVAPKISCGCETDKSVCDCHVFHQYTLRITNGKRDGLAQHLNDNDVPCGVYYPVPLHKQKAYANDRYNEEDFPVTNQLVEEVISLPMHTELDDEQIDFITKLVIDFVNK, from the coding sequence ATGAAAAAAATACAGATGGTTGACCTAAAAGGTCAATATGAAGGTATAAAAACCGAGGTCAACGAAGCCATTGCAGAAATCTTGGATTCTTCAGCATTCATAAATGGTCCCCACGTACACGCTTTTCAAAATGAATTAGAGGAATATCTGGATATAAAGCATGTTATCCCATGCGCCAATGGAACCGATGCTCTTCAAATTTGCATGATGGGGCTTGGATTGAAACCGGGAGATGAGGTAATTACGGCCGATTTTACTTTTGCCGCAACGGTTGAGGTGATAGGTCTTTTACAATTGACCCCAGTTTTGGTGGATGTGGAACCCGACACTTTCAATATTGATGTAAAAGCCATAGAAAAGGCCATTACACCAAACACAAAGGCCATTGTGCCCGTACATTTATTTGGGCAGTGCGCCAATATGGATGAGATTATGGCCTTGGCCAAAAAACACAATCTGTATGTGATTGAAGATAATGCACAGGCCATTGGGGGGTCCTATGTTTCCAGGGATGGCAAAAAACAGAAGGCCGGTACCATTGGTCATATTGGCGCAACTTCCTTTTTCCCGTCCAAAAACTTGGGCTGTTATGGCGATGGTGGTGCCATTTTTACCAATGATGACGATTTGGCCCATACCATTCGCGGTATCGTGAACCATGGTATGTACAAAAGATATTATCATGATGTGGTGGGAGTAAACTCCAGGTTGGACTCCATTCAAGCCGCTGTTTTAAGGGCAAAGCTGCCCAAATTGGACTTTTACAACCAGAAACGATGGGAGGCAGCATCAAAATATTCCAAGGCATTTAAAGGGCAGGAGCATATTGTAGCGCCAAAAATATCTTGCGGCTGTGAAACGGATAAAAGTGTTTGTGATTGCCATGTGTTCCATCAGTATACTTTGCGGATTACAAATGGTAAGCGGGACGGTTTGGCACAACATTTAAACGACAATGACGTTCCTTGTGGTGTATATTATCCAGTTCCATTGCATAAGCAGAAAGCCTATGCGAATGACCGTTACAATGAAGAAGATTTTCCTGTGACCAATCAATTGGTGGAAGAGGTTATTTCGCTTCCCATGCACACGGAGTTGGATGATGAACAAATTGATTTTATAACCAAGTTGGTCATCGACTTTGTAAACAAATAA
- the galE gene encoding UDP-glucose 4-epimerase GalE, with product MKILVTGGLGFIGSHTVVELQNEGFEVVVVDNLSNSSVDVLDGIEAITGKRPIFEEFDLRDKPKVQTFFKKHDDITGVIHFAASKAVGESVEEPLLYYENNLGVLVYILQELKKKGGANFIFSSSCTVYGQADQMPITEAAPVKPAESPYGNTKQVGEEIIRDTCKVNPDLKAIALRYFNPIGAHPSGKIGELPIGVPQNLVPFITQTGVGLREQLSVFGDDYPTEDGTCIRDYIHVVDLAKAHVAALQRLLEEKNETNYEVFNLGTGKGSSVLEVIHSFERVSGEKLNYKIVGRRPGDVIQAYADTQKANQVLGWKAKSSLDDAMKSAWEWEKIVRS from the coding sequence ATGAAAATACTTGTAACAGGCGGTTTGGGTTTTATTGGAAGCCATACCGTTGTTGAATTGCAGAATGAAGGTTTTGAGGTAGTGGTGGTGGACAACCTATCCAACTCGTCCGTTGATGTTTTAGACGGAATTGAAGCCATTACGGGCAAAAGACCCATTTTTGAAGAATTTGACCTTCGGGATAAACCAAAAGTCCAAACTTTCTTTAAAAAACACGACGATATCACAGGGGTAATCCATTTTGCGGCTTCCAAAGCGGTCGGGGAAAGTGTGGAGGAACCACTTTTGTATTACGAGAACAACTTGGGTGTGTTGGTATACATCCTTCAAGAGTTGAAGAAAAAAGGGGGGGCAAACTTTATCTTCAGCAGTTCTTGCACCGTTTATGGCCAGGCAGATCAAATGCCCATTACCGAGGCTGCTCCAGTAAAACCAGCAGAATCTCCTTATGGCAATACCAAGCAAGTAGGCGAAGAGATAATTCGAGATACCTGCAAGGTAAACCCAGATTTGAAAGCCATTGCTTTACGTTATTTTAATCCGATAGGCGCGCACCCATCCGGGAAAATAGGGGAACTTCCCATTGGAGTGCCCCAAAATTTGGTTCCCTTCATCACTCAAACAGGTGTGGGGTTGCGGGAGCAACTTTCGGTCTTTGGAGATGATTACCCTACCGAAGATGGGACTTGCATTAGGGATTATATCCATGTAGTTGACTTGGCGAAGGCGCATGTAGCAGCATTGCAACGTCTTTTGGAAGAAAAGAACGAAACCAATTACGAGGTGTTCAACTTGGGTACGGGAAAAGGAAGTTCCGTTTTGGAAGTGATCCATAGTTTTGAACGCGTTTCTGGAGAAAAGTTGAACTATAAAATAGTTGGTAGAAGACCAGGAGACGTAATCCAAGCCTATGCCGATACTCAAAAGGCGAATCAAGTTTTGGGGTGGAAGGCTAAATCCTCTTTGGATGATGCCATGAAATCCGCTTGGGAGTGGGAGAAAATCGTAAGAAGTTAA
- a CDS encoding acyltransferase family protein gives MSKLKNRYLSLDVFRGLDVALMIIVNSPGNGSTTFSPLLHADWNGFTLTDLVFPTFLFVVGNSMSFSMKKYESMGKPAFFKKVLKRTAIIFLLGFLMYWYPFFDDGQLKPFSETRVFGVLQRIALCYMFASIILHFVKTKTAIWLSALFLVGYHLILIGFGDLTLTGNAVLKLDEWLIGANHMYHGEGIAFDPEGLLSTLPAIVNVIIGYLAGRFIQNNGQNFETVAKLMMFGFALVFAGLAWDLVLPINKKLWTSSFVLLTCGIDLFAIAILIYILDMKKAKSWSYFFEVFGKNTLFIYLLSELFIITLFAIDVNGESLYRWIADTIFISWSGGYMGSLLFALWVVLTCWFVGYIMDKKGVYVKV, from the coding sequence ATGTCCAAACTTAAAAATAGATATCTTTCCTTGGATGTTTTCAGGGGTCTGGATGTCGCCTTGATGATCATTGTTAACTCACCAGGTAATGGCTCCACCACTTTTTCGCCATTATTGCACGCCGATTGGAACGGCTTTACATTGACCGACCTTGTTTTTCCCACTTTTTTATTTGTGGTGGGAAATTCCATGAGTTTTAGCATGAAAAAGTATGAAAGCATGGGCAAGCCTGCTTTTTTTAAGAAGGTTCTGAAGCGAACTGCCATCATTTTTCTATTGGGCTTTTTAATGTACTGGTACCCATTTTTTGATGACGGACAGTTAAAACCATTTTCGGAAACCAGAGTTTTTGGGGTTTTGCAACGTATTGCGTTGTGCTATATGTTCGCATCCATAATCCTTCACTTTGTAAAGACCAAAACGGCCATTTGGCTTAGTGCCCTGTTTTTAGTGGGCTACCACCTCATTTTAATTGGTTTTGGAGACCTCACCTTAACTGGAAATGCCGTTCTTAAACTGGATGAGTGGCTTATTGGCGCCAACCATATGTACCATGGCGAAGGCATTGCTTTTGACCCCGAGGGATTGTTGAGCACCCTTCCCGCCATTGTAAATGTGATCATCGGCTACTTAGCGGGTCGATTTATCCAGAACAACGGCCAAAATTTTGAAACTGTCGCCAAATTGATGATGTTCGGGTTTGCCCTGGTCTTCGCAGGTCTGGCCTGGGACCTTGTTTTGCCCATCAATAAAAAACTTTGGACAAGCTCCTTTGTACTGCTCACCTGTGGCATCGACCTTTTTGCCATTGCGATACTTATTTATATCCTTGATATGAAAAAGGCGAAAAGCTGGAGCTACTTTTTTGAGGTTTTCGGTAAAAACACCTTGTTTATTTACCTATTATCGGAACTTTTCATCATAACCCTTTTTGCTATCGATGTTAACGGGGAATCGCTTTACAGATGGATTGCCGACACCATTTTTATATCGTGGTCTGGCGGGTATATGGGTTCTTTATTGTTTGCACTTTGGGTTGTGCTCACTTGTTGGTTCGTGGGCTACATTATGGACAAGAAAGGAGTTTATGTAAAGGTCTGA
- a CDS encoding 2-oxoglutarate dehydrogenase E1 component codes for MDKYSFLNAAHTSFFAEQYEKYLTNPDNVEPSWRAFFQGFDFGLEGSLEDLGIESDKGGMVVLSNGRKVEMPEALQKEFQVIRLIDGYRSRGHLFTETNPVRERRKYVPTLDIANFGLTEGDLDTVFDAGKILGIGPAPLKEIIRHLESIYCDAIGVEYMYIRTPERIQWIQDWLNKNDNHPNYTAEEKKNILRKLNEAVSFESFLHTKYVGQKRFSLEGGESLIPALDVIVEKAADQGVKQFVVGMAHRGRLNVLTNIFGKSPKDIFSEFDGKDYEETIFDGDVKYHLGWTSKRETDSGKMVNMNIAPNPSHLETVNSIVEGIARAKQDRDHGDNISEVLPILIHGDAAFAAQGVVYEVIQMARLEGYTTGGTIHIVVNNQIGFTTNYLDARSSTYCTDVGKVTLSPVLHVNADDAEAVVHATTFALEYRMRYKRDIFLDLLGYRKYGHNEGDEPKFTQPLLYKSISKHKNPRDIYAEKLIAEGVIDENYVKELEEKYKNDLEEDLLDSRKIEKTRITPFMKDEWEGFEQVTEEVMLKPMDTTYDLKKLDEVAQSITKLPEDKKFLRKLERLVEGRHKMYFEDNKLDWAMGELLAYGSLVEEGYDVRMTGQDVERGTFSHRHAVIKTEMHEEEVVLLNEMGDNQNGKFHIYNSLLSEYAVMGFDYGYAMASPKTLTIWEAQFGDFSNGAQIIIDQYLSSAEDKWKLQNGLVLLLPHGYEGQGAEHSSARMERYLQLCAKDNMFVADVTTPANLFHLFRRQMKAKFRKPLVVFTPKSLLRHPKVVSTKEEMANGGFQMVIDDAEAKAAKVKTLVFCTGKFYYDLLDKREELERDDVALVRVEQLFPLPAKEMRSIIKKYKNADDIVWAQEEPRNMGAWSHMLMHLEEAKQFRVASRRFYGAPAAGSAVRSKRRHAQVLDYVFDKSKNNMQIR; via the coding sequence ATGGACAAATATTCATTTTTAAATGCTGCGCACACTTCGTTTTTTGCGGAGCAATACGAAAAATATCTAACGAATCCCGATAATGTAGAGCCCAGTTGGAGGGCTTTTTTTCAAGGATTTGATTTTGGTTTGGAAGGTTCCCTCGAAGATTTGGGGATTGAATCCGATAAAGGCGGAATGGTGGTACTTTCCAATGGAAGGAAAGTGGAAATGCCCGAAGCCCTTCAGAAGGAATTTCAGGTAATTCGCCTTATTGATGGTTATCGTTCCCGTGGACACCTCTTTACCGAAACAAACCCTGTAAGGGAAAGGAGAAAGTATGTACCTACTTTGGATATAGCCAACTTTGGCCTGACCGAAGGAGACTTGGACACTGTTTTTGATGCTGGAAAAATTCTTGGAATAGGTCCAGCCCCCCTGAAGGAAATTATACGACACCTCGAGAGTATTTATTGTGATGCGATAGGAGTGGAGTACATGTATATACGTACCCCGGAACGTATCCAATGGATTCAGGACTGGCTCAACAAAAATGACAACCACCCCAATTATACCGCGGAAGAAAAGAAAAACATCCTTAGGAAATTAAACGAGGCCGTTTCTTTTGAGAGCTTTTTACATACCAAATATGTAGGGCAAAAACGATTTTCATTGGAAGGTGGCGAATCGTTGATTCCCGCTTTGGATGTGATTGTTGAAAAAGCGGCGGACCAAGGCGTGAAGCAATTTGTGGTGGGTATGGCCCACCGAGGGCGTTTGAATGTTTTGACCAATATTTTCGGGAAATCGCCAAAAGATATCTTTAGTGAGTTCGATGGTAAGGATTATGAGGAAACCATCTTTGATGGTGATGTAAAATATCACTTGGGGTGGACCTCTAAACGTGAAACGGATTCAGGGAAAATGGTCAATATGAACATTGCCCCGAACCCTTCGCACTTGGAAACCGTAAACTCCATTGTTGAAGGTATAGCTAGGGCTAAGCAAGATCGTGACCATGGTGATAACATCTCCGAAGTACTGCCAATTTTAATCCATGGGGATGCTGCTTTTGCTGCACAGGGAGTCGTGTACGAAGTGATTCAAATGGCTCGTTTGGAAGGCTACACCACAGGCGGTACTATCCATATTGTGGTGAATAACCAAATCGGGTTTACCACCAACTATTTGGATGCTAGATCCTCCACCTATTGTACAGATGTTGGGAAAGTAACCCTTTCCCCAGTATTGCACGTTAATGCCGATGATGCCGAAGCTGTGGTGCATGCCACGACCTTTGCGTTGGAATACAGGATGCGCTACAAGCGCGACATTTTCTTGGATTTATTGGGTTATAGAAAGTATGGCCACAATGAAGGTGATGAACCTAAGTTTACCCAGCCCTTGTTGTATAAATCCATTTCCAAGCATAAAAACCCGAGGGATATTTACGCAGAGAAGTTGATTGCCGAAGGGGTAATCGATGAGAATTACGTAAAAGAGCTCGAAGAAAAATATAAGAACGATCTTGAGGAGGATCTTTTGGATTCCCGCAAAATCGAGAAGACAAGGATAACCCCTTTCATGAAAGATGAGTGGGAAGGGTTTGAGCAGGTGACCGAAGAGGTGATGCTGAAACCTATGGATACTACTTACGACCTTAAAAAGTTAGATGAGGTTGCCCAAAGCATCACCAAACTTCCAGAGGATAAAAAATTCCTAAGAAAATTGGAACGATTGGTGGAAGGTCGCCATAAAATGTATTTCGAGGACAACAAGCTCGATTGGGCCATGGGAGAACTTTTGGCCTACGGATCATTGGTCGAGGAAGGTTACGATGTTCGGATGACGGGACAAGATGTGGAACGGGGAACTTTCTCGCACAGGCATGCCGTCATCAAAACGGAGATGCACGAGGAAGAGGTGGTGCTGTTGAACGAGATGGGGGACAACCAAAATGGAAAGTTCCATATCTACAACTCACTACTTTCAGAATATGCCGTAATGGGATTTGATTATGGCTACGCCATGGCAAGTCCAAAAACTTTGACCATCTGGGAAGCGCAGTTCGGGGATTTCAGCAATGGAGCCCAGATTATAATAGATCAATATCTCTCATCAGCGGAGGACAAATGGAAATTGCAGAACGGATTGGTGCTCTTGTTGCCCCATGGGTACGAAGGTCAGGGTGCTGAACACTCTTCGGCACGTATGGAAAGGTACTTGCAATTGTGTGCTAAGGACAATATGTTCGTGGCGGATGTGACCACACCGGCCAACCTGTTCCATCTCTTCCGTAGACAAATGAAAGCCAAGTTCCGTAAGCCATTGGTGGTATTTACACCGAAAAGTTTGTTGAGGCATCCCAAGGTGGTTTCCACCAAGGAGGAGATGGCCAATGGAGGTTTCCAGATGGTGATTGACGATGCCGAGGCCAAAGCCGCCAAAGTAAAGACATTGGTGTTCTGTACGGGCAAATTCTACTATGACCTTTTGGATAAACGGGAAGAGCTTGAAAGAGATGATGTAGCTTTGGTACGCGTGGAACAACTGTTCCCATTGCCTGCAAAAGAAATGCGAAGCATCATCAAAAAATATAAAAATGCAGACGATATTGTTTGGGCCCAGGAAGAACCCAGGAACATGGGAGCGTGGAGCCACATGTTGATGCATTTGGAAGAAGCCAAACAATTTCGGGTGGCTTCCAGAAGGTTCTATGGTGCTCCTGCAGCAGGTAGTGCCGTTCGCTCAAAAAGACGTCATGCCCAAGTGTTGGACTACGTTTTTGACAAGAGCAAAAATAATATGCAAATAAGATAA
- the odhB gene encoding 2-oxoglutarate dehydrogenase complex dihydrolipoyllysine-residue succinyltransferase — MVLEMKVPSPGESITEVEIADWLVEDGDYVEKDQAIAEVDSDKATLELPAEASGIITLKAEVGDAVAVGEVVCLIDTSAEKPEGSSGGSDKKEEPKKEEPKKEAPKKEESKKETYASGTPSPAAKKILDEKGIEPSSVSGSGRDGRITKDDAVKAKPSMGTPTGGNRGESRSKLSMLRRKVAERLVSAKNETAMLTTFNEVDMSAIFELRKEYKEQFKEKHGVSLGFMSFFTKAVIRALEMYPSVNSMIDGKEMITYDFCDISIAVSGPKGLMVPVIRNAENLTFRGIESEVKRLAIRAREGEITVDEMTGGTFTITNGGVFGSMLSTPIINPPQSGILGMHNIVERAIVRDGAIAIAPVMYVALSYDHRIIDGKESVGFLVAVKEALESPEELLMDDNVKKALEL, encoded by the coding sequence ATGGTTTTAGAAATGAAAGTTCCCTCACCAGGGGAATCCATTACAGAAGTAGAAATTGCCGATTGGTTGGTTGAGGATGGAGATTATGTGGAGAAAGACCAAGCCATAGCCGAGGTGGACTCGGACAAGGCAACATTGGAGCTTCCTGCGGAGGCGAGTGGTATTATTACCCTTAAGGCCGAAGTGGGGGACGCCGTAGCCGTTGGCGAGGTGGTTTGCCTCATCGATACGAGTGCGGAAAAGCCTGAAGGTTCATCTGGTGGTTCCGATAAAAAAGAAGAACCCAAAAAGGAAGAACCCAAAAAAGAAGCGCCTAAGAAAGAAGAATCCAAAAAGGAAACCTATGCTTCCGGGACTCCATCTCCTGCAGCAAAGAAAATATTGGATGAAAAAGGAATCGAACCCTCATCTGTTTCTGGAAGCGGAAGAGATGGGCGTATCACCAAAGATGATGCTGTAAAAGCTAAGCCATCCATGGGAACCCCAACTGGTGGTAACCGTGGTGAAAGCCGTTCCAAACTGTCCATGTTGCGCAGAAAAGTGGCCGAGCGATTGGTTTCGGCAAAGAACGAGACCGCGATGCTGACCACCTTCAACGAAGTCGATATGTCGGCAATCTTTGAGTTACGTAAAGAATACAAAGAACAGTTCAAAGAAAAGCATGGGGTAAGTCTTGGGTTTATGTCATTCTTCACCAAGGCGGTGATCAGAGCATTGGAAATGTACCCCTCTGTGAACTCCATGATTGATGGCAAGGAAATGATCACTTATGATTTCTGCGACATCAGTATAGCGGTTTCAGGGCCTAAAGGATTGATGGTTCCCGTAATCCGTAATGCAGAGAACCTTACGTTTAGGGGGATTGAATCCGAAGTTAAACGTTTGGCCATTCGTGCCAGAGAAGGTGAGATTACCGTGGATGAAATGACCGGTGGTACCTTTACCATAACCAACGGGGGTGTATTTGGATCTATGTTGTCCACTCCGATCATCAACCCACCACAAAGTGGGATTTTAGGTATGCACAACATTGTGGAACGTGCCATTGTTAGGGATGGCGCCATTGCCATCGCACCTGTAATGTACGTTGCACTTTCTTATGATCATAGAATTATTGATGGTAAAGAATCCGTAGGATTTTTGGTAGCTGTAAAGGAAGCCTTGGAAAGTCCAGAAGAATTGTTGATGGACGATAATGTGAAAAAAGCGTTGGAATTATAA
- a CDS encoding retropepsin-like aspartic protease family protein, producing the protein MASLKKFLKNKDYITIPLVFTETNHFELIASINGVTGKFILDTGASNTCVGMDKIEFFEMASEATDIKAAGAGATEMETLISNKNKIQIGEWKKKKQKVVLFDLTHVNQALIAHNALPVDGIIGADVLKKGKAVIDYNKKCLYLKK; encoded by the coding sequence ATGGCATCACTCAAAAAATTCCTCAAAAACAAGGATTACATTACAATACCTTTGGTATTTACCGAAACTAACCACTTTGAACTCATTGCAAGCATCAATGGCGTTACAGGCAAGTTTATTTTGGATACTGGAGCGTCCAATACTTGTGTTGGGATGGACAAAATCGAATTTTTTGAAATGGCTTCCGAAGCTACGGACATTAAAGCGGCTGGGGCTGGCGCCACGGAAATGGAAACCTTAATCTCCAACAAAAACAAAATCCAGATCGGGGAGTGGAAAAAGAAAAAACAGAAAGTGGTCCTTTTTGACCTTACCCACGTGAACCAAGCTTTGATTGCACACAATGCATTGCCCGTAGATGGCATTATCGGTGCCGATGTGCTTAAAAAAGGTAAAGCGGTAATCGACTACAATAAAAAATGCCTCTACTTAAAAAAGTAA
- a CDS encoding TatD family hydrolase produces MIITDTHTHLYSEAFDKDRSEMMQRALDAGVERFFIPAIDSEYTQSMLDLESNYPDNVFLMTGLHPTHVKENYKDELAHVEEWLSKKKFYAVGEIGIDLYWDQTFLKQQQEAFVYQIRLAKKHQLPIVIHCRESFDEIFEILEQEKGDDLFGIFHCFTGTLEQAHQAMSYNMKLGIGGVATFKNGKIDKFLNKIDLKHVVLETDAPYLAPTPYRGKRNESSYITKVLGKLSSIYGKPEEEIAAITTENSKEIFGI; encoded by the coding sequence ATGATTATAACCGATACCCATACCCATTTGTATAGTGAAGCCTTTGATAAGGATAGAAGCGAAATGATGCAACGTGCCCTTGATGCTGGGGTGGAGCGCTTTTTTATTCCCGCCATCGATTCCGAGTATACCCAATCCATGCTGGATTTGGAATCCAATTATCCCGATAATGTGTTTTTAATGACAGGCTTGCACCCCACCCATGTCAAAGAAAATTATAAGGACGAGCTGGCCCATGTAGAGGAGTGGCTCTCCAAAAAAAAATTCTATGCCGTGGGCGAAATCGGAATCGACCTGTATTGGGACCAGACCTTTTTAAAGCAACAGCAGGAGGCTTTTGTGTACCAGATCCGTCTGGCGAAAAAGCACCAGTTGCCCATTGTGATCCATTGTCGGGAATCGTTCGATGAAATCTTTGAGATTTTGGAACAAGAAAAAGGAGATGACCTCTTCGGGATTTTTCATTGTTTTACGGGAACTTTGGAACAGGCCCATCAAGCTATGTCCTACAATATGAAGTTGGGTATTGGGGGAGTGGCCACCTTTAAAAATGGCAAAATTGATAAGTTCTTGAATAAAATCGACCTGAAACATGTTGTTTTGGAAACCGATGCGCCCTATTTGGCACCAACACCCTATCGCGGAAAACGGAACGAGAGCTCCTATATAACAAAGGTGTTGGGAAAACTTTCATCCATATATGGTAAACCCGAGGAAGAAATTGCTGCTATCACTACCGAAAATTCCAAAGAAATATTCGGAATCTAA
- a CDS encoding asparaginase, with the protein MKKKTNILLIYTGGTIGMVKDYKTGALKAFNFEELVKNIPELKQLDCNLKGVSFEEPIDSSNMNPDYWGVIASIIEEHYADNDGFVVLHGSDTMSYSASALSFMLENLEKPVIFTGSQLPIGDLRTDAKENLITSIEIAALQKKGKPVVQEVGLYFEYKLYRGNRTTKINAEHFEAFASLNHPPLVESGVHLKVHQNYLIKKMTKNKSLQVHKKLDNNVAILKLFPGLNQNVLQSVLNIPDLKALILETYGAGNAPMDKWFLGAVKKAVENGLHIINVTQCSGGSVSMGHYETSEKLKAMQLVNGKDITTEAAVAKAMYLLGAGVPDKLFKTIFETPLRGEMV; encoded by the coding sequence ATGAAAAAGAAGACCAACATATTGCTGATTTATACCGGGGGAACCATCGGGATGGTTAAGGATTACAAAACAGGTGCGCTCAAAGCCTTCAATTTTGAGGAACTCGTCAAAAATATCCCAGAGCTGAAACAATTGGACTGTAACCTCAAAGGAGTTTCGTTCGAAGAGCCCATTGATTCCTCCAATATGAACCCCGATTATTGGGGGGTGATCGCTTCCATCATCGAAGAGCATTACGCGGATAATGATGGTTTTGTGGTGTTGCACGGAAGCGATACCATGAGTTATTCAGCCTCGGCGCTCAGTTTTATGTTGGAGAATCTGGAAAAGCCGGTCATTTTTACGGGATCTCAATTGCCCATTGGGGATTTACGAACGGATGCCAAGGAGAACCTGATTACCTCCATCGAGATTGCTGCGCTCCAGAAAAAAGGAAAACCCGTGGTGCAGGAGGTAGGTTTGTATTTTGAATATAAACTCTACCGGGGTAACCGAACCACCAAGATAAACGCGGAACATTTTGAGGCTTTTGCCTCGCTCAACCATCCACCTTTGGTGGAATCCGGGGTGCATTTAAAGGTGCATCAGAATTATTTGATCAAAAAGATGACAAAAAACAAGTCGCTTCAAGTGCATAAAAAACTGGACAATAACGTGGCGATTCTAAAATTGTTTCCCGGGCTTAACCAAAATGTGCTCCAATCGGTCTTGAACATTCCCGATTTAAAGGCCCTTATTTTGGAAACATACGGTGCAGGGAACGCTCCGATGGACAAATGGTTTTTAGGTGCCGTAAAAAAAGCCGTGGAAAATGGATTGCACATTATTAACGTGACACAATGCTCTGGTGGGAGCGTTTCCATGGGTCATTATGAGACCAGTGAAAAACTTAAGGCGATGCAACTGGTTAACGGCAAGGATATTACGACCGAAGCAGCTGTAGCAAAGGCGATGTACCTTTTGGGGGCAGGGGTTCCCGACAAATTGTTCAAGACAATTTTTGAGACACCACTCCGTGGTGAAATGGTGTAA
- a CDS encoding MotA/TolQ/ExbB proton channel family protein, with protein sequence MKKISFTLAAAGMFVMGTTTASAAMLQEEAEASKGFTQVLKEQFIQGGPAFMGIVLLCLILGLAVAIERIIYLNLATTNSTKLKQQVEDALASGGVEAAKEVCRNTKGPVASIYYQGLDRADEGLESAEKAVVAYGGVQMGQLEKNVSWLSLFIAIAPMLGFMGTVIGMIAAFQKIAAVGNLSASLIAGDIQVALLTTVFGLITAIILQIFYNYIIAKIDSIVNDMEDSSIALIDMLAAHKK encoded by the coding sequence ATGAAAAAAATATCCTTTACTCTGGCTGCTGCCGGAATGTTTGTGATGGGAACTACAACTGCATCTGCAGCAATGTTGCAAGAAGAAGCTGAAGCCAGCAAAGGTTTCACCCAAGTATTAAAAGAACAATTTATCCAAGGAGGTCCTGCCTTTATGGGTATCGTACTTCTTTGTTTGATCTTGGGATTGGCAGTTGCCATTGAAAGAATCATCTATTTAAATTTGGCAACCACAAATTCTACCAAGTTGAAGCAACAAGTTGAAGATGCTTTGGCTTCTGGAGGTGTTGAAGCTGCCAAAGAAGTTTGTAGAAACACTAAAGGACCTGTTGCCTCTATCTATTACCAAGGTTTGGATAGAGCAGATGAAGGACTGGAATCTGCTGAAAAAGCAGTTGTTGCCTACGGAGGTGTACAAATGGGTCAGTTGGAGAAAAACGTTTCTTGGTTGTCTTTGTTTATCGCCATTGCTCCGATGCTTGGATTTATGGGTACGGTAATCGGTATGATTGCTGCCTTCCAGAAAATTGCAGCTGTAGGTAACTTGAGTGCTTCCTTGATTGCAGGTGATATCCAGGTGGCGTTGTTGACAACCGTATTTGGTTTGATCACGGCGATTATCCTTCAGATTTTCTACAACTATATTATTGCTAAAATCGATAGTATCGTAAATGACATGGAAGACAGCTCAATCGCATTGATCGACATGTTGGCTGCCCACAAGAAGTAA